The Breoghania sp. genome has a segment encoding these proteins:
- a CDS encoding paraquat-inducible protein A has product MRLVLALLLPIATFSFALGITLPLIVFKKLYFFTETPSLVQIVLGLERDGDRGLAFLVGGFSIVLPAVKLVLLHTVALGGRGHFLHLLGAVSKWSMMDVMVVALVVFAAKSSGLATAITQPGLWFYATATVATAAAALLCRSR; this is encoded by the coding sequence ATGCGCCTTGTGCTAGCCCTGCTTCTGCCGATCGCCACCTTCAGCTTCGCGCTCGGCATCACCCTGCCGCTCATCGTCTTCAAGAAACTCTATTTCTTCACGGAAACCCCCTCGCTGGTACAGATCGTGCTCGGGCTCGAAAGGGATGGCGATCGCGGGCTCGCGTTTCTTGTCGGCGGCTTTTCCATTGTCCTTCCCGCCGTCAAACTGGTGCTACTGCACACGGTTGCGCTGGGCGGACGCGGGCATTTCCTGCACCTGCTGGGCGCGGTGTCGAAATGGTCGATGATGGATGTGATGGTGGTGGCGCTGGTGGTCTTCGCCGCAAAAAGCAGCGGCCTGGCGACGGCGATCACCCAGCCCGGCCTCTGGTTCTATGCCACGGCCACGGTCGCAACCGCCGCGGCGGCTCTGTTATGTCGCAGCCGCTGA
- a CDS encoding sensor domain-containing diguanylate cyclase encodes MPLNERLAHLATWWRPRILSKGLPTAASLLADVVRFKRAIFYLELTLLVALFSFEVASHSREHRALQRNLASSFIKAVVDDPLSLLAHLTTSAHPELKQGSASLTSLKEAILPTILHLEGYTSATVFIGETQLIHVGEKIDSDIAQSALFPALTALSVAPASIDVFSQALPEPRGHWFWHKDVLYHASAGPITAPLPASRFDPEQRGVGSLILMLIRRFDQPRLDAISARFDLPDLAIVHPGKTELNNSIEIREHDGAPIAIMTWHSYLHGSLHLLEMTLLATAVILALHLFGQYIIRRIRSLGSQIDHIHTVNSRDRARLHSLIEASNDGLMVLDSECRILDINKSAIRRSGYQREEIIGSPFVAICPNLPIEDPRFLAGEMTVRCEVYRRDGEIYWIDVGFSELDDPAIGEERYIVVTRDVTSRVQHEKEIWHKAHYDSLTDLPNRALFMTRLSGDLMHAIEENSQCVLMFVDLDGFKLINDTYGHETGDDLLIAVADRFRETVTSDIMVARLGGDEFGIALPAGSDVKQAELLAATLARQLARPYALNRAHVRISASIGIAMGPANGPTPSALMRAADKAMYVAKRHAPGTHRFAKSDEAHDGQRAMKRFV; translated from the coding sequence ATGCCGTTAAACGAACGCCTCGCGCATCTCGCCACCTGGTGGCGTCCGCGGATACTCTCCAAGGGACTGCCGACAGCGGCCAGTCTTCTGGCCGATGTTGTGCGTTTCAAGCGGGCGATTTTCTATCTGGAACTGACATTGCTGGTCGCGCTTTTCAGCTTTGAGGTGGCGAGCCATTCCCGCGAGCACCGCGCGCTGCAACGCAATCTGGCCAGCTCATTCATAAAAGCCGTCGTTGATGACCCGCTGTCACTTCTGGCGCATTTGACCACAAGCGCGCATCCGGAGTTGAAACAGGGCAGCGCCTCGCTGACGTCCCTGAAAGAAGCGATCCTGCCCACCATCCTGCATCTCGAAGGTTACACGTCGGCAACCGTCTTCATCGGTGAAACCCAACTGATTCATGTGGGGGAGAAGATCGACAGCGACATCGCGCAGAGCGCGCTGTTTCCTGCACTTACCGCACTGTCGGTCGCGCCCGCCTCCATCGATGTGTTTTCACAAGCCCTGCCGGAGCCACGCGGACACTGGTTCTGGCACAAGGATGTGCTGTATCACGCAAGTGCGGGCCCAATTACCGCACCGCTTCCGGCAAGCCGGTTCGACCCGGAACAGCGCGGTGTCGGATCGTTGATCCTCATGTTGATCCGGCGCTTCGACCAGCCCCGGCTGGATGCGATTTCCGCGCGTTTTGACCTGCCGGACCTCGCAATTGTCCACCCGGGCAAAACAGAGCTGAACAACAGCATCGAGATCCGGGAGCACGATGGCGCACCGATCGCGATAATGACCTGGCATAGCTATCTGCACGGATCGCTTCATCTTCTGGAAATGACCCTGCTCGCGACCGCGGTCATCTTGGCTCTCCATCTTTTCGGGCAGTACATAATCCGCCGCATCCGTTCTCTTGGCTCCCAGATCGACCACATCCACACGGTCAACAGTCGTGACAGGGCGCGCCTGCACAGCCTGATCGAAGCCTCCAATGACGGGTTGATGGTGCTGGACAGCGAATGCAGGATCCTGGACATCAACAAGTCCGCGATACGGCGCAGCGGTTATCAGCGTGAGGAGATCATTGGCAGTCCCTTCGTCGCCATCTGCCCCAACCTGCCGATCGAAGATCCCAGGTTTCTGGCAGGCGAAATGACGGTGCGATGCGAGGTCTACCGCCGCGATGGCGAGATCTACTGGATAGATGTCGGCTTTAGCGAGCTTGATGACCCGGCGATCGGAGAGGAGCGCTACATCGTCGTGACCCGCGACGTGACATCACGGGTGCAGCATGAAAAGGAGATCTGGCACAAGGCCCATTATGACAGCCTGACGGACCTCCCCAACCGCGCCCTGTTCATGACCCGGCTGAGCGGCGACCTGATGCACGCCATCGAAGAGAACAGCCAGTGTGTTCTGATGTTCGTCGATCTGGACGGTTTCAAGCTCATCAACGACACCTATGGGCACGAAACCGGGGACGACCTGCTCATCGCGGTGGCGGACCGTTTCCGCGAGACTGTCACGTCGGACATTATGGTCGCACGTCTTGGCGGCGATGAATTCGGCATCGCCCTGCCCGCCGGATCCGACGTGAAGCAGGCTGAGCTGCTGGCAGCCACGCTCGCGCGGCAGCTCGCCAGACCCTATGCCCTCAACCGCGCACATGTCAGGATTTCGGCCAGCATCGGCATCGCAATGGGGCCGGCGAACGGCCCAACCCCCAGCGCATTGATGCGGGCCGCCGACAAGGCGATGTACGTGGCCAAGCGCCACGCACCAGGCACCCACCGGTTCGCGAAATCCGACGAAGCCCATGATGGGCAGCGGGCCATGAAGCGCTTTGTGTGA
- a CDS encoding aminotransferase class IV — protein sequence MSTGTHEYQEDPRNAEILISVNGELFPREKAMVSVFDSGFILGDGVWEGLRVVDGGIAYLKAHLDRLYDGAHYLDIDIGLTREELTGRLHDCLDANGMRDGGHIRLMVTRGIKKTPYQDPRITIGAATVVIIPEYKTPNPAIADKGITLFTAHVRRTAPDMQDQKLNSHSKLNCILACIQATKAGADEALMLDPDGCVATCNSTHFFIVKDGEVWTSDGIYCLGGITRANVIRLCRENGIPVHEKRFTLFDVYSADEAFVTGTFAGLVPVRSVDGREIGAAPVQGAARSGPLTAKLSSIYKVDARDSAARREKV from the coding sequence ATGTCCACCGGTACGCACGAATATCAGGAGGATCCGCGCAATGCGGAGATCCTCATTTCCGTCAATGGCGAGCTGTTCCCCCGCGAAAAGGCGATGGTGTCGGTGTTCGATTCCGGCTTCATTCTGGGCGACGGCGTGTGGGAGGGCCTGCGCGTCGTGGACGGTGGCATCGCCTATCTGAAGGCGCATCTCGACCGCCTTTATGACGGTGCGCATTATCTCGATATCGATATCGGGCTCACCCGCGAGGAGCTGACGGGGCGGCTTCACGATTGCCTTGACGCCAACGGCATGCGCGATGGCGGGCATATCAGGCTGATGGTCACGCGCGGCATCAAGAAGACGCCCTATCAGGACCCGCGCATCACCATTGGCGCGGCCACGGTGGTGATCATCCCCGAATACAAGACGCCCAACCCGGCCATCGCGGACAAGGGCATCACGCTTTTTACAGCCCATGTCCGGCGCACCGCGCCCGACATGCAGGACCAGAAGCTCAACAGCCATTCCAAGCTCAACTGCATTCTCGCCTGCATTCAGGCGACCAAGGCGGGGGCGGACGAGGCCTTGATGCTGGACCCGGATGGCTGCGTGGCGACCTGCAACTCCACCCACTTCTTCATCGTGAAGGATGGGGAGGTGTGGACGTCGGATGGCATCTACTGTCTCGGTGGGATCACGCGCGCAAATGTCATCCGCTTGTGCCGCGAGAATGGCATCCCGGTTCACGAAAAGCGCTTCACCCTGTTCGATGTCTATTCCGCGGATGAGGCGTTCGTGACCGGCACGTTCGCTGGATTGGTGCCCGTGCGCTCGGTTGACGGGCGCGAGATTGGCGCGGCTCCCGTGCAAGGGGCCGCGCGCTCCGGCCCGCTGACGGCGAAACTCAGCTCGATCTACAAGGTGGATGCACGGGATAGCGCCGCCCGGCGGGAAAAGGTCTGA
- a CDS encoding NAD(P)-dependent oxidoreductase has protein sequence MTDVPSGPDIASGRLSADAYVTNFADLHPPLDAHEAVVEADRCYFCYDAPCTVACPTSIDIPLFIRQISTGNDTGAAKTIFEQNILGGMCARVCPTETLCEQACVRMEAEGKPVKIGQLQRHATDYFMETKPKSLTVRAPETGKTVAVVGGGPAGLSCAHELAALGHTVTIYDAREKLGGLNEFGIAAYKTVNGFAQAEVDFVLSVGGITVETGKALGRDFSLDDLRAKHDAVFLGMGLAGVNALKIEGEGLDGVLDAVDYISGLRQASDLSTLPVGRRVVVIGGGMTAIDIAVQMKRLGAEEVTIAYRRGAADMKASEFEQDLALTSGVTIRHWMQPVLLQGEQGHVSSIVLEKTAVGSNGKLAGTGETVRLAADQVFKAIGQSFVEEPFEGATPALEGGRIKVDADGLTSLGCVWAGGDCVAGGEDLTVAAVADGKRAAQAIHRSFGS, from the coding sequence ATGACCGACGTGCCGTCCGGTCCGGACATTGCGAGCGGCCGCCTTTCCGCCGACGCCTATGTGACCAATTTCGCCGATCTGCACCCGCCGCTCGATGCCCACGAGGCTGTGGTGGAGGCCGATCGCTGCTACTTCTGCTATGACGCGCCGTGTACGGTGGCGTGTCCGACATCCATCGACATTCCGCTGTTCATCCGCCAGATCTCCACCGGCAACGACACCGGGGCGGCCAAGACGATCTTCGAGCAGAACATTCTGGGCGGCATGTGCGCCCGCGTCTGCCCGACGGAAACCCTGTGCGAGCAGGCCTGTGTGCGCATGGAGGCGGAAGGAAAGCCGGTGAAGATCGGTCAGCTTCAGCGCCACGCGACCGATTATTTCATGGAGACCAAGCCGAAAAGCCTGACGGTGCGCGCACCGGAGACCGGCAAGACGGTGGCGGTCGTGGGCGGCGGCCCGGCGGGGCTTTCTTGCGCCCACGAACTTGCGGCCCTCGGGCACACGGTCACCATCTATGATGCGCGCGAGAAACTTGGCGGGCTCAATGAATTCGGCATCGCGGCCTACAAGACCGTCAATGGCTTTGCGCAGGCCGAGGTCGATTTCGTGCTCTCCGTGGGCGGCATCACCGTTGAGACCGGCAAGGCGCTGGGCCGGGATTTCTCGCTCGACGATCTGCGCGCAAAGCATGACGCGGTTTTCCTCGGGATGGGGCTTGCCGGGGTCAATGCGCTCAAGATCGAGGGCGAGGGTCTCGACGGTGTCCTCGATGCGGTCGACTACATTTCCGGCCTGCGTCAGGCCTCGGACCTGTCCACCCTGCCGGTGGGGCGTCGGGTCGTGGTGATCGGCGGCGGCATGACCGCCATCGATATCGCGGTGCAAATGAAGCGCCTGGGGGCGGAAGAGGTGACGATCGCCTATCGCCGCGGGGCCGCCGACATGAAGGCTTCGGAATTCGAGCAGGATCTGGCGCTGACAAGCGGTGTCACCATCCGCCACTGGATGCAGCCGGTTCTGCTCCAGGGCGAACAGGGCCATGTCAGCTCCATCGTTCTGGAAAAGACCGCGGTCGGTTCGAACGGCAAGCTCGCGGGCACCGGCGAGACGGTGCGTCTTGCCGCCGATCAGGTGTTCAAGGCCATCGGCCAGAGCTTTGTGGAAGAACCCTTCGAGGGCGCGACGCCCGCGCTTGAGGGCGGACGCATCAAGGTGGATGCGGACGGCCTGACATCGCTTGGGTGTGTGTGGGCAGGCGGCGATTGCGTTGCGGGAGGCGAGGACCTGACGGTCGCAGCCGTTGCCGACGGCAAGCGCGCCGCACAAGCCATCCACCGTTCGTTCGGTTCTTGA
- the preA gene encoding NAD-dependent dihydropyrimidine dehydrogenase subunit PreA: protein MADLTSTFAGIKSPNPFWLASAPPTDKEYNVVRAYEAGWGGVVWKTLGDGDPVVNVNGPRYGAIHGKDRSLTGLNNIELITDRPLQLNLQEIKRVKKAWPDRALVVSLMVACEEENWANIVKLVEETEADGIELNFGCPHGMSERGMGAAVGQVPDYIEMVTRWCKKHTRMPVIVKLTPNITDIRYPARAAHAGGADAVSLINTINSIVSVDLDQMAPSPTIDGKGTHGGFCGPAVKPIALNMVAEIARDAETRGLPISGIGGITTWRDAAEFMALGAGNVQVCTAAMTYGFKIVEEMASGLSDWMDEKGYTATSDFVGQAVPNVTDWQFLNLNYIAKAKINQDLCIKCGRCHIACEDTSHQAITNMIDGARGFEVIDEECVGCNLCVNVCPVEGCITMEAMEPGSVDPRTDKAVEAAYANWTTHPNNPNRVGVPAE, encoded by the coding sequence ATGGCCGATCTCACCAGCACATTCGCCGGTATCAAGTCGCCGAACCCGTTCTGGTTGGCCTCCGCGCCGCCGACGGACAAGGAATACAACGTCGTTCGCGCCTATGAGGCGGGCTGGGGCGGTGTCGTGTGGAAGACGCTTGGCGACGGCGACCCGGTCGTCAATGTCAACGGTCCGCGCTACGGCGCGATCCACGGCAAGGACCGTTCGCTGACGGGGCTCAACAATATCGAGCTGATCACCGACCGTCCGTTGCAGCTGAACCTGCAGGAAATCAAGCGGGTCAAGAAGGCCTGGCCCGACCGGGCGCTCGTCGTCTCTCTCATGGTGGCGTGCGAGGAAGAGAACTGGGCGAATATCGTCAAGCTCGTGGAAGAGACGGAGGCCGATGGCATCGAACTGAATTTCGGCTGTCCGCATGGCATGTCGGAACGCGGCATGGGTGCGGCTGTCGGCCAGGTGCCGGACTATATCGAGATGGTCACGCGCTGGTGCAAGAAGCACACGCGCATGCCCGTGATCGTGAAGCTGACGCCGAACATCACCGATATCCGCTATCCCGCGCGCGCCGCGCATGCGGGCGGGGCGGATGCGGTGTCGCTGATCAACACGATCAATTCCATCGTTTCCGTGGATCTCGACCAGATGGCCCCGTCGCCGACCATCGACGGCAAGGGAACCCATGGCGGGTTCTGCGGCCCGGCGGTGAAGCCGATCGCGCTCAACATGGTGGCGGAAATAGCCCGCGATGCGGAAACGCGCGGTCTGCCGATTTCCGGCATTGGCGGCATCACCACCTGGCGCGATGCGGCCGAATTCATGGCGCTTGGAGCGGGCAACGTGCAGGTTTGCACCGCGGCCATGACATATGGCTTCAAGATCGTGGAAGAGATGGCCTCCGGCCTTTCCGACTGGATGGACGAAAAGGGCTACACGGCGACGTCGGACTTCGTCGGACAGGCGGTGCCCAATGTCACCGACTGGCAGTTCCTCAACCTCAACTACATCGCCAAGGCGAAGATCAATCAGGATCTCTGCATCAAGTGCGGCCGTTGTCACATCGCCTGCGAGGACACCTCGCATCAGGCGATCACCAACATGATCGACGGTGCGCGCGGCTTTGAGGTGATCGACGAGGAATGCGTGGGTTGCAATCTCTGCGTCAACGTGTGCCCGGTGGAAGGCTGCATCACCATGGAGGCGATGGAGCCGGGCTCGGTCGATCCGCGTACCGACAAGGCGGTGGAAGCTGCCTACGCCAACTGGACGACCCATCCCAACAACCCGAACCGGGTGGGCGTTCCAGCTGAGTAG
- a CDS encoding TetR family transcriptional regulator C-terminal domain-containing protein yields the protein MTDDMIDFATGDFGSARKQTRIQTENRDRILEAALDMFSRSGFRGTTLDQIARQAGMSKSNLLYYYASKSQIYKAVLGEILTEWLAPLRALDVEGDPAEELGDYISRKLQHSAENPRASRLFANEILEGAPMMMDVLQGPLRDLVDAKVKIIRTWIDQGRLRAVDPYHVIFMIWATTQHYADFETQIQAITGRTIEQPDFQSETEATLKAIFLNGLIP from the coding sequence ATGACCGATGACATGATCGATTTTGCGACCGGGGATTTCGGCTCAGCGCGCAAGCAGACCCGTATCCAGACGGAGAACAGGGATCGCATCCTGGAGGCCGCGCTGGACATGTTCTCCCGTTCCGGCTTTCGCGGCACGACGCTCGACCAGATCGCCCGTCAGGCGGGCATGTCGAAGTCGAACCTGCTTTATTATTACGCCTCCAAGTCGCAGATATATAAGGCCGTTCTGGGGGAAATCCTGACAGAATGGCTTGCCCCCCTGCGCGCCCTTGATGTGGAGGGAGATCCGGCCGAGGAACTTGGCGACTACATCTCACGCAAGCTCCAGCACTCGGCGGAAAATCCGCGTGCCTCGCGTCTCTTCGCCAACGAGATCCTGGAAGGCGCGCCGATGATGATGGACGTGCTGCAAGGTCCCTTGCGCGATCTGGTCGACGCCAAGGTCAAGATCATCCGCACATGGATCGATCAGGGCAGGCTGCGCGCGGTTGATCCCTACCACGTGATCTTCATGATCTGGGCAACCACCCAGCACTACGCGGATTTCGAGACGCAGATTCAGGCGATCACCGGGCGCACCATCGAACAGCCCGATTTCCAAAGCGAAACGGAGGCGACGCTGAAGGCGATCTTCCTGAACGGCCTCATCCCCTGA
- a CDS encoding aspartate aminotransferase family protein, which produces MSQAVTNNLEAFWMPFTANRQFKKNPRMLVGAKDMHYTNAEGRQILDGTAGLWCCNAGHARPKVVEAIQKQAAELDYAPAFQMGHPKAFELAARLSAMMPTPLDHVFFTNSGSESVETALKTAIAYHRAKGNAAKTRLIGRQRGYHGVNFGGISVGGISGNRKMFGGLLTGVDHIRDTHDIERNAFSRGQPEHGAEFADDLLNVIKLHDPSTIAAVIVEPMAGSTGVLIPPKGYLERLRKICSDNDILLIFDEVITGFGRLGSAFAVEHFGVVPDMVTLAKGITSGTVPMGAVMVSSDIYEAFMQGPEHMIEFFHGYTYSGHPLACAAALGTLDTYEDEGLMTRGAELQDYWADALHGLKDHPHVIDIRNLGLIGAVELEPIAGEPTKRAFSAFLKAYEEGLMIRTTGDIIALSPPLIISKAQIDELFGILSKVLKAID; this is translated from the coding sequence ATGTCGCAGGCCGTCACCAACAATCTCGAAGCGTTCTGGATGCCGTTCACGGCGAACCGGCAGTTCAAGAAAAACCCGCGCATGCTGGTGGGTGCAAAGGACATGCACTACACCAACGCAGAAGGGCGCCAGATCCTCGACGGGACGGCGGGCCTGTGGTGCTGCAATGCCGGTCATGCCCGCCCGAAGGTGGTGGAAGCGATCCAGAAACAGGCGGCAGAACTCGACTATGCGCCCGCGTTCCAGATGGGCCACCCCAAGGCCTTCGAGCTTGCCGCGCGTCTTTCCGCGATGATGCCCACGCCGCTGGACCATGTGTTCTTCACCAATTCAGGTTCTGAATCGGTGGAAACCGCGCTGAAGACGGCGATCGCCTATCACCGCGCCAAGGGCAATGCGGCCAAGACCCGTCTCATCGGCCGTCAGCGCGGCTATCACGGCGTGAATTTCGGCGGCATCTCGGTCGGCGGCATTTCCGGCAACCGCAAGATGTTCGGCGGGCTTCTCACCGGCGTCGATCATATCCGCGACACCCATGACATCGAGCGAAACGCCTTCTCGCGCGGCCAGCCCGAGCATGGTGCGGAGTTCGCCGACGATCTGCTGAACGTCATCAAGCTGCATGATCCGTCCACGATTGCAGCCGTGATCGTGGAGCCGATGGCGGGTTCCACCGGTGTTCTCATTCCGCCCAAGGGGTATCTGGAGCGGCTGCGCAAGATCTGCTCCGACAACGATATCCTGCTGATCTTCGATGAGGTGATCACCGGCTTCGGGCGTCTGGGCTCAGCCTTCGCGGTGGAGCATTTCGGCGTTGTGCCCGACATGGTGACGCTGGCCAAGGGCATCACCTCCGGCACGGTGCCGATGGGCGCGGTGATGGTGTCCTCCGATATCTACGAGGCCTTCATGCAGGGCCCGGAGCACATGATCGAGTTCTTCCACGGCTACACCTATTCGGGCCATCCGCTGGCCTGTGCGGCCGCGCTCGGCACCCTCGACACCTACGAGGACGAGGGGCTTATGACCCGCGGGGCGGAGCTTCAGGATTACTGGGCCGATGCGCTGCACGGCCTGAAGGACCATCCGCATGTCATCGACATCCGCAACCTGGGCCTGATCGGCGCGGTCGAGCTTGAGCCAATTGCGGGCGAGCCGACCAAGCGTGCCTTCTCCGCCTTCCTGAAGGCCTATGAGGAGGGGCTGATGATCCGCACCACCGGCGACATCATCGCGCTGTCACCGCCGCTGATCATCTCCAAGGCGCAGATCGACGAGCTGTTCGGCATCCTGTCGAAGGTTCTGAAGGCGATCGACTAG
- a CDS encoding Zn-dependent hydrolase has protein sequence MAANTAAPGENLRINADRLWDSLMEMARIGPGVAGGNNRQTLTDEDGEGRKLFQKWCVEAGMTMGVDSMGNMFMTRPGTEPDLPAVYVGSHLDTQPTGGKYDGVLGVLGALEVCRSLNDLGIKTKHPIVVTNWTNEEGTRFAPAMLASGVFAGMHTEEWAKAREDAKGLKFGDELKRIGWEGEEPVGSRKDKIKAFFELHIEQGPILEIEGKDIGVVTHGQGLWWLQVTVTGKDSHTGSTPMPMRRNAGLGAARMTELVHEIAMSHQPNAVGAIGHCDFYPNSRNVIPGKVVFTVDFRSPDQETLDGMKARFEAEAPKIAEELGLGIEIEVAGHFDPVTFDPACVKAVRDAAERLGYSHRDIVSGAGHDACWINRIAPTSMVMCPCVDGLSHNEAEEISKDWAKAGADVLFHAVVETAEIVE, from the coding sequence ATGGCGGCAAACACGGCGGCTCCGGGTGAGAACCTGCGCATCAACGCAGACAGGCTGTGGGACAGCCTCATGGAGATGGCCAGGATCGGGCCGGGCGTCGCGGGCGGCAACAACCGTCAGACGCTGACCGACGAGGACGGTGAGGGCCGCAAGCTTTTCCAGAAATGGTGTGTAGAAGCGGGCATGACGATGGGCGTTGACAGCATGGGCAACATGTTCATGACGCGCCCCGGCACCGAGCCGGACCTGCCCGCCGTCTATGTGGGCTCGCATCTCGATACCCAGCCGACCGGCGGCAAATATGATGGCGTTCTCGGTGTGCTGGGCGCGCTGGAGGTGTGTCGCTCGCTCAATGATCTCGGCATCAAGACGAAGCATCCCATCGTCGTCACCAACTGGACGAATGAGGAAGGCACGCGCTTTGCGCCCGCCATGCTGGCCTCTGGCGTGTTCGCAGGCATGCACACGGAAGAGTGGGCGAAAGCGCGCGAGGATGCCAAGGGCCTGAAATTCGGCGATGAGCTGAAGCGTATCGGCTGGGAAGGTGAGGAGCCGGTCGGGTCTCGCAAGGACAAGATCAAAGCGTTTTTCGAGCTTCATATCGAGCAGGGGCCGATCCTCGAAATCGAGGGTAAGGATATCGGCGTCGTCACCCACGGGCAGGGGCTGTGGTGGCTTCAGGTGACGGTGACGGGCAAGGACAGCCACACCGGCTCCACCCCGATGCCGATGCGCCGTAATGCGGGGCTTGGCGCGGCGCGGATGACGGAGCTTGTCCACGAGATCGCCATGAGCCACCAGCCCAACGCGGTGGGCGCCATCGGCCACTGCGATTTCTACCCCAATTCGCGCAACGTCATCCCGGGCAAGGTGGTCTTCACCGTCGATTTCCGCTCGCCCGATCAGGAAACGCTGGACGGCATGAAGGCGCGGTTTGAGGCGGAAGCCCCGAAAATCGCGGAAGAACTCGGCCTCGGCATCGAGATTGAGGTGGCCGGTCATTTCGATCCGGTGACCTTCGACCCGGCTTGCGTGAAGGCGGTGCGCGACGCGGCGGAGCGGCTCGGCTATTCCCACCGCGATATCGTTTCCGGTGCGGGGCACGACGCCTGCTGGATCAACCGCATTGCGCCGACCTCGATGGTCATGTGCCCCTGTGTGGACGGCCTTTCGCACAACGAGGCCGAAGAGATTTCCAAGGACTGGGCCAAGGCCGGCGCCGACGTGCTGTTTCACGCGGTGGTGGAGACGGCGGAAATCGTGGAGTGA
- a CDS encoding LysE family translocator: protein MDLTTIVSFSVMASLLVASPGPNGVLIARTVPTSGKAAGFANIMGFVAAFYLHGALVVFGLSVLLVRSAELFFAVKMVGAAYLCWIGFKSLRQAWRGNTLPVSARPARRRRTLLVAFGEGFLTNALNPKVSMFYLAAFPQFLPPEMATAANTFTLVVIHSAINFVWFAAMVVLFARLAAATRSGRFQRFIKAATGAVFIGFGLKLATMKA, encoded by the coding sequence ATGGATCTGACGACAATTGTGTCCTTCTCCGTCATGGCGTCCTTGCTTGTGGCGTCGCCGGGGCCGAACGGCGTGCTGATCGCGCGCACGGTGCCGACCTCCGGCAAGGCGGCGGGCTTCGCCAATATCATGGGCTTTGTCGCAGCCTTCTATCTGCACGGGGCGCTGGTGGTCTTCGGTCTGTCCGTTCTGCTGGTGCGGTCCGCGGAGCTGTTCTTCGCCGTGAAGATGGTCGGCGCGGCCTATCTCTGCTGGATTGGCTTCAAGTCGCTGAGGCAGGCCTGGCGCGGAAACACGCTGCCGGTATCCGCTCGTCCTGCCCGGCGCAGGCGTACGCTTCTCGTGGCCTTTGGCGAGGGCTTCCTCACCAATGCGCTGAACCCGAAAGTCTCGATGTTCTATCTCGCGGCCTTCCCGCAGTTCCTGCCGCCGGAAATGGCGACGGCCGCCAACACGTTTACGCTCGTCGTCATCCACTCGGCCATCAATTTCGTGTGGTTCGCGGCCATGGTTGTGCTGTTCGCGCGCCTTGCGGCGGCTACGCGCTCGGGCCGGTTCCAGCGCTTTATCAAGGCCGCGACGGGGGCCGTGTTTATCGGCTTCGGCCTGAAACTCGCGACGATGAAGGCATGA
- a CDS encoding GNAT family N-acetyltransferase, with protein sequence MTMAETVTAEAPTLSIAIETPNQPEIVELIALSDAYSLARYPAEGHFGTDVEGLSGDDVSFAVVREAGGAIGCAALKWNEDGTAELKRLFVREEGRGKGVARKVVAYLEDMASARGVTRIDLETGPLNTEAVGLYGSLGYAECGPFPPYEANPYSLFMTKHLTA encoded by the coding sequence ATGACCATGGCAGAGACGGTCACCGCGGAAGCTCCCACCCTTTCCATCGCCATCGAGACGCCGAACCAGCCCGAGATTGTCGAGCTGATCGCGCTGTCGGATGCCTATTCTCTCGCCCGCTATCCGGCGGAGGGGCATTTCGGCACGGATGTCGAGGGGCTGTCGGGCGACGATGTTTCCTTCGCCGTGGTGCGCGAGGCAGGCGGCGCCATCGGCTGCGCCGCGCTGAAGTGGAATGAGGACGGAACGGCTGAGCTGAAGCGATTGTTCGTGCGCGAGGAGGGACGCGGGAAGGGCGTTGCGCGCAAGGTCGTGGCGTATCTGGAAGACATGGCCAGCGCGCGGGGCGTGACCCGCATCGACCTGGAAACCGGGCCTCTCAATACCGAGGCCGTCGGGCTTTACGGATCGCTCGGCTATGCCGAATGCGGGCCGTTTCCCCCTTACGAGGCGAACCCCTACAGCCTGTTCATGACAAAACACCTAACCGCCTGA